Genomic window (Bacillus vallismortis):
GATTCAGTTCAGCTACATCTCCTGTGTTTGTCTCAGTCAGCCAAACGAGGAGCTGTGCCTTTGTCAATACGGCATCATAATTATCATCTTCTTCATGAAGCACCTGCTCGAATTTATACAGGCATAAATAATGCGATTGTCCTTTTAAAACCGCCGCTGTTACCGGAAATGGAAACAGATCTTGGACAATCGGCAAATCCTTTGTCAAAATCTGCTGCTGTAAAAGCGTTGAATACGTGCTGATAATGACCGGTTTTTTTGATTTCTTGGCAAAAAGCGCAGCCGGAATGAGGTAGCCAATCGTTTTTCCGATTCCCGGAGGAGCTTCAATCAGCGCATGCTCACGATTCGCAAACGCTTCAGCCACCTCTTTGATCATCATCATTTGGCCGTCTCTTTTTTCATAACCGGGCATTAACGCAGACAGCGCTTTTTCATTGCCCGCTTCCCAATTTTCCATCTCAAATGAGAAGTTTCCGTCTTCATTGACACGTTCATCGATCGTTGCAGGTTCTCTGACAGAAAAGGAAGAAAAGCGCGCATAGCCGGGTATTTCGGTATGTTTGTTTTCATAAATGAACATATCCAACAAATGCGTCAGATCACTGATAAAATGCTGCGAAAGTCTTCTTAACTGTTTTAATGTCGGATCAGGAAGCTGCCGCAGCTTTTCAAGGATTTCCAAAAAAATAAGCCCTGTCACTTCAGCGTCGCTGTCAGCCCGGTGCGGCTGATCATGCCGCAGTTGAAGCTCCTCGCTTAATTCGGTCAGCTTATACCCTTCAAACCCCGGAAAAACAATACGGGAGAGTTCGACAGTATCCAGCACTTCACAATCTGGGAGCTGAAAGCCCGCCTTATGTAACTCATACTTGACAAATCCAAGGTCAAAATGGATATTGTGGGCGACAAAATAAGCGCCGTCAAGCAAATGAAACACTTCCTCAGCGACAGCCTCAAACGGCTGTTCATGCTCTACCATTTGATTGGAGATTCCTGTAAGCTGCTCAATGAAAGCAGGAATGGATTTATTTGGATTAATGTATTTTGAAAACCGCTCAGTAATTTGTCCATTTTCAATTACAACCGCTGCGATTTGTATGATTTTATCGCCTTTCTTCGGCGAATTCCCTGTTGTTTCTACATCTATAACAACGAACCGTTGCTTATTCATTAAAATGGACACCTCAATTCTTGCATACGACAAAAGTGTAACACGTTTTGTACGGAAATGGAGCGGCAAAACCGTTTTACTCTCAAAATCTTAAAAGAAAACCCCCGATAAAGGGGGCTTTTCTTCTACAACATTGTACGGGCTGGTTCGTTCCCCAGCATTTGTTCAATTTTGTTTTGATCATTCAGAACAGCCACTTTTGGCTCGTGGCTTGCCGCATCTTGATCAGACATCATTTTGTAGGAAATGATAATAACCTTATCTCCTACCTGCACAAGGCGTGCGGCTGCACCGTTTAAGCAGATGACGCCGCTTCCGCGTTCACCAGGAATAATATACGTTTCCAGACGCGCTCCATTATTATTATTCACAATTTGCACTTTTTCATTAGGAAGCATTCCCACTGCATCAATAAGATCTTCATCAATTGTAATGCTTCCCACATAGTTCAGATTTGCTTCCGTAACGGTTGCCCTGTGAAGCTTGCCGCTCATCATCGTGCGATACATATTATATTCTCTCCATTTCTCGAATATCAATAATGATATTATCTATTAAACGCGCTTTTGAAAAAGCAACTGCAACAGCCAGAATGACCTTTCCTTCCATTTTGTCCGCAGGCTCGAGTTTCGGATAGGAATAAAGCTCCACATAGTCAATGGTGCCGCTTGTCGTTTCAATGATTTCTTTCGCCGCTTTTATCACCGCTTCAGGGTCTCTTTCGCCGGCTCTGATCAACTCCGCACTTGTTTGAAGGGCCCGATACAGCTTAGGCGCTTCTTTTCTTTCCTCAGCAGTTAAGTATACATTGCGGGAGCTTTTGGCTAAGCCGTCTTCCTCTCTGACTGTATCGACAGCAACCAGTTCAATATCCATGAAGAAATCGCTGATTAAGCCATCAACAACCGCCACCTGCTGTGCATCCTTTAAACCGAAATAGGCACGGGTCGGCTGCACAAGATTGAACAGCTTCGTCAGTACAATTGCAACACCGTCAAAATGTCCTTCTCTTGAGCGTCCGCATAAAACATCCGTGCGTCTTTCGACGCGAATCGTGACATTCTTTTCGCCAGGATACATATCATGGGCACTAGGCGTAAAAAGAATATCGACGCCTGCGTTATCTGCAAGGCCCGCATCCCGCTCAATATCGCGCGGATATGCCTCAAAATCTTCATTAGGACCGAATTGCGCAGGATTCACAAAAATACTCATAACGACGGCGTCATTTTCTTGTCTTGCTTTGTCTGCCAAGGTTAAATGCCCCTCATGCAGAAAGCCCATCGTCGGAACAAATCCGATTGACTTCCCCTCTGACTGGTATTGTCTTATGGCTTCTTTCAGCTGTGAAATATCTGTAATCTGTCTCATCTTATTTTCCTCCGTACAAGCCGTCCAGCACTGTCTGATTCATTTGAAAGGAATGTTTTTGTTCAGGGAAAGCACGATGTCTTACATCCTGGACATATCCGCTGATTGCTGTTTCGATTGTTTCGTCAATTCGCGTATATTGCTTTACAAATTTAGGTGTTCTCTCTACACCGTGGCCGATAATATCATGATAAACGAGAACTTGTCCGTCCGCTTTCACACCGGCACCGATTCCGATGACAGGTATGCTTAGCATCTCGGCAATTTTGGCTGTGAGTTCTGCAGGCACACATTCCAGCACAAGCATCATAGCTCCTGCTTCTTCGCATTTTATACTGTCTTCTATTAATTTTTTGGCGCTTTGTTCGTCTTTGCCCTGTACTTTATATCCACCCAATACACCGACTGACTGCGGTGTCAGACCTAAGTGACTAACTACCGGAATGCCCCCAAGCGTCAATGCGCGAATGGATTCAAACACGCCTTCTCCGCCTTCAAGCTTCAGTGCGTCGGCTCCGCTTTCCTGAACGATAGCCGCTGCATTTTTCAGCGTATCCTCCTTGGACAGGTGATAAGACATAAACGGCATATCCGTTACGATAAATGTATTTGGCGCGCCCCTTTTAACGGCTTTTGTATGATGGATCATGTCCGCAACTGTCACGCCGACAGTTGAATCAAGTCCGAGGACGACCATTCCGAGTGAATCACCGACTAAAATCATGTCAACTCCCGCTTGTTCAGCAAGCTTAGCTGCCGGATAATCATAAGCGGTCAGCATCACAATCGGTTCTTCAGTCTGC
Coding sequences:
- the panB gene encoding 3-methyl-2-oxobutanoate hydroxymethyltransferase: MKTKLDFLKMKQTEEPIVMLTAYDYPAAKLAEQAGVDMILVGDSLGMVVLGLDSTVGVTVADMIHHTKAVKRGAPNTFIVTDMPFMSYHLSKEDTLKNAAAIVQESGADALKLEGGEGVFESIRALTLGGIPVVSHLGLTPQSVGVLGGYKVQGKDEQSAKKLIEDSIKCEEAGAMMLVLECVPAELTAKIAEMLSIPVIGIGAGVKADGQVLVYHDIIGHGVERTPKFVKQYTRIDETIETAISGYVQDVRHRAFPEQKHSFQMNQTVLDGLYGGK
- the panC gene encoding pantoate--beta-alanine ligase — encoded protein: MRQITDISQLKEAIRQYQSEGKSIGFVPTMGFLHEGHLTLADKARQENDAVVMSIFVNPAQFGPNEDFEAYPRDIERDAGLADNAGVDILFTPSAHDMYPGEKNVTIRVERRTDVLCGRSREGHFDGVAIVLTKLFNLVQPTRAYFGLKDAQQVAVVDGLISDFFMDIELVAVDTVREEDGLAKSSRNVYLTAEERKEAPKLYRALQTSAELIRAGERDPEAVIKAAKEIIETTSGTIDYVELYSYPKLEPADKMEGKVILAVAVAFSKARLIDNIIIDIREMERI
- the panD gene encoding aspartate 1-decarboxylase, which translates into the protein MYRTMMSGKLHRATVTEANLNYVGSITIDEDLIDAVGMLPNEKVQIVNNNNGARLETYIIPGERGSGVICLNGAAARLVQVGDKVIIISYKMMSDQDAASHEPKVAVLNDQNKIEQMLGNEPARTML